A single Carassius carassius chromosome 3, fCarCar2.1, whole genome shotgun sequence DNA region contains:
- the sod3a gene encoding extracellular superoxide dismutase, translating into MSSQKSSQSIIQSLITSRCFLDASTRIKLSINLVTAIFSLHTVSGQRFNTALIVNMEKIILKFPLILLTLYMQSGEFSDSPVLEIAEAPKPEVVEFNNTIYATCEVTPVPNLPASQPQIFGQVLFKQVFPNGTLEVKINLRGLPGDDQRARAIHIHQYGDLSQGCVTAGPHYNPRAVDHPGHPGDLGNFVSEQGLIKQLQKLPDAKLFGGESILGRAVVVHEKEDDLGMGSDEESKRSGNAGKRIAGCVIGITTPSLWQKTEGLPREELEEKNE; encoded by the exons ATGAGTTCTCAGAAGAGCAGCCAATCAATAATACAAAGTTTGATCACAAGCAGATGTTTTCTCGACGCCAGCACACGGATTAAACTTTCCATAAACCTTGTGACTGCAATATTCAGTCTACACACTGTTTCAGGACAACGTTTCAATACG GCTTTAATCGTCAACATGGAGAAAATCATCCTAAAATTCCCTCTGATATTGCTGACGCTGTATATGCAAAGTGGAGAGTTTTCTGACAGTCCTGTTCTTGAGATCGCCGAAGCTCCAAAGCCAGAAGTCGTGGAGTTCAACAACACAATCTACGCCACTTGTGAAGTAACCCCCGTCCCTAATTTACCAGCCAGCCAGCCACAGATCTTCGGGCAGGTGCTTTTCAAGCAGGTCTTTCCCAATGGAACTCTAGAAGTGAAAATCAACCTCCGTGGTTTGCCTGGCGATGATCAGCGAGCGCGTGCCATCCACATCCATCAGTATGGAGACCTCAGTCAAGGGTGCGTCACTGCTGGCCCTCATTACAATCCACGGGCAGTCGACCATCCCGGTCATCCCGGAGACCTAGGCAACTTTGTTTCTGAGCAAGGACTCATAAAGCAGCTCCAGAAGCTCCCAGACGCCAAGCTGTTTGGAGGTGAGTCCATTCTGGGACGCGCCGTGGTGGTTCATGAGAAGGAGGACGATCTGGGAATGGGGTCAGATGAGGAAAGCAAACGCAGTGGGAATGCTGGGAAGAGAATCGCTGGCTGTGTGATTGGCATTACTACTCCAAGTCTGTGGCAGAAGACTGAAGGGCTCCCTAGGGAAGAGTTGGAGGAGAAAAACGAGTGA
- the LOC132127190 gene encoding uncharacterized protein LOC132127190, with amino-acid sequence MAFQIQIKYPVPVPVPAVPRKTDPLIQCIIDNKLKKLRKLIRSRDINGLYPSELWNDDVTPLSAAVLCRNEDICSYLLEESADPNKSSTNGRTPLHYASFTTGVPLNIVERLLAGKANPNGYELQIFTPLQCAVDQDREDIVKALIVAVASPETNYGVNPELDKKVEKMICGLSSQGEVFEKVHISFSFNCAVRKKSQMEVYSIYKKHFFQEDPFVNLIYFELYYSVIGKGAEQYHQSAIKWLKDTKSADRYIEGVIKRFSRIPQKHWLIALNCLNAALCVSESISTPVFSDLVSILTNSLQHFGNPQGERVNHLILKILNVMMQKTSEQKLRLNHSVYEKLCNSLLPLTRPDYSSLIGMWTYSFFAYINDIAPELVAQCGLSSVPERILNAAEIEDEAMNKKLQKLNISLNHPSGIGDGLCEEKCKKKKKKKKKEIQKELGSQESEQQCKDEPHPDTIVTSIEESNSSVQPFTQPAESPNISRSWLQTSCRWGSKLEKLANIDASRTYRLGNLTLVLSDEFQIAKGSDGTEVFLGLRDDGTEVAVKRMIKSNYQALRNEEEFLRLPQLERSSIVRYVDFVEDAHFGYLVLQLCEYTLEEYIQDHLPDDSAERSLILKKLVKEVLCSLQVLHDQKTKVLHRDIKPQNVLIDIN; translated from the exons ATGGCATTCCAGATCCAAATAAAATATCCGGTTCCAGTGCCAGTTCCAGCAGTACCAAGAAAAACAGATCCTCTAATACAATGCATCATCGACAACAAGTTAAAGAAACTTCGCAAATTAATAAGAAGCAGAGATATTAATGGACTGTACCCTTCTGAGCTCTGGAATGATGATGTTACTCCATTATCTGCAGCAGTTTTATGCAGAAATGAAGATATCTGCTCTTATCTACTTGAAGAGTCGGCTGATCCAAACAAATCCTCAACAAATGGACGAACACCTTTACATTATGCTTCATTTACAACTGGGGTTCCACTGAATATTGTGGAAAGATTACTTGCAGGAAAAGCTAACCCAAATGGATATGAATTACAAATTTTTACTCCATTGCAATGTGCTGTTGATCAAGACCGTGAAGACATTGTGAAAGCACTTATAGTGGCTGTAGCTTCACCTGAAACTAACTATGGGGTGAATCCAGAGCTTGATAAAAAGGTGGAGAAAATGATTTGTGGACTATCTTCACAGGGTGAAGTGTTTGAGAAAGTACATATATCTTTCTCTTTTAATTGTGCTGTACGAAAGAAAAGTCAGATGGAAGTTTATAGTAtttataagaaacatttctttcaaGAGGATCCTTttgttaatttgatttattttgagcTCTACTACAGTGTCATTGGTAAAGGTGCAGAGCAGTATCATCAGAGCGCCATCAAATGGTTAAAAGACACAAAGAGTGCAGACAGATACATTGAGGGAGTCATCAAACGATTCTCAAGAATCCCTCAGAAACACTGGCTGATTGCACTGAACTGCTTAAATGCTGCTTTGTGTGTCAGTGAAAGCATTTCTACTCCGGTATTCAGTGATCTTGTGTCAATTCTAACAAACAGTCTTCAGCACTTTGGAAATCCACAAGGAGAAAGAGTCAATCATCTGATTCTAAAGATACTCAATGTCATGATGCAGAAGACGTCTGAGCAGAAACTGAGACTGAATCATTCTGTCTATGAGAAGTTATGCAATAGTCTACTGCCTCTCACACGTCCTGATTATTCAAGTCTGATTGGTATGTGGACATACAGTTTTTTCGCCTACATAAATGACATCGCTCCCGAACTTGTAGCACAATGTGGATTGTCATCAGTCCCAGAGAGGATTCTTAATGCTGCAGAGATAGAGGATGAAGCTATGaacaaaaaactacaaaaattgAACATATCACTCAACCATCCTTCAGGAATAGGAGATGGTTTATGTGAAGAAAAGtgcaagaaaaagaagaagaagaaaaagaaggaaatCCAGAAAGAGTTGGGATCACAAGAAAGTGAGCAGCAATGTAAAGATGAACCACATCCAGACACTATAGTGACATCCATTGAGGAATCAAATTCAAGTGTGCAGCCGTTCACACAACCTGCTGAGAGTCCAAATATCTCAAGAAGTTGGCTTCAGACTAGCTGTCGTTGGGGGTCTAAGCTTGAGAAACTAGCTAACATTGATGCTAGCAGAACATACAGACTTGGAAACCTTACTCTTGTGCTCAGTGATGAATTTCAGATCGCTAAGGGAAGTGATGGAACAGAAGTTTTCCTTGGTTTGAGGGATGACGGCACTGAGGTGGCTGTGAAACGAATGATTAAGTCTAACTACCAAGCACTCAGGAATGAGGAGGAATTTCTGCGACTTCCACAGCTTGAAAGATCCTCCATCGTGCGATATGTGGACTTTGTTGAGGATGCACATTTCGGATACCTTGTTCTTCAGCTTTGTGAGTACACACTGGAGGAATATATCCAAGATCATTTACCAGATGACAGCGCTGAGAGATCTTTGATCCTGAAGAAACTGGTGAAGGAAGTTCTCTGCAGCTTACAGGTTTTACATGACCAGAAAACCAAAGTACTCCATCGAGACATCAAACCCCAGAATGTTCTGATTG ACATAAATTGA